In Cryptomeria japonica chromosome 1, Sugi_1.0, whole genome shotgun sequence, the sequence agaaatacaactttagagatcccaagaacaccttcaAGCAAAGTAcccgtcacaagagaagaatggaggcaaaaaaataataatggctccgaagaaaaagattatcattcagagagggaataataATAGAAATACAATACAATTTttataaaaggagattatgcaaccctaaagaaaccctaaagggataatgcgtatttaataattagaataattattaaatacctacaatattattaaatgcttaagtttagcttaagtgtagacgataatagactaataattaaataaataattattaactaatacatgataactctaccATAAACCAAAAAATTCGCCAAGATTTCATATCTTTTTTAGGGGGGTGTTTTCTAGAGTTTTCACTAATTTTTAATGCTCATATTCTCCCTCTTCCAAATGTCATGGCAAGCTATGGGACATTGTCTAGTTAGCTAGAGAAGGGTAATCATTTTGGGTAATGTCAGTTGGGGGGTAAGATAATAGTGATGCCACTAATGGGGTTTTCACATATTTGACTTAAAAAAACTCCTTAGGAGGAGATTAAATACATTTTCTAGACTCTAGGAGCATTGCAACTTTTTTGGATCTCATTTGCTAGAGCTTGAACTTTGAATGATTCAAGGGAGGAGCAGCACTATTAGAGTTTTTGGCTATGCAATTAACAACTGTATGCCACCCTTCCTCTTTTTTTGTAAGAGTTTGTGAACTAGTGACTAGTTGAAGGAAGGATATTGGATGGAGAGAAACCAAAGGGTGGTTTTCAATCTTATGTTTGGAAGATTACAAATGTATTCAACAAATTTGGGTAAAGGGCATGTTGAGTCTATCTCATTATTTAATTTAGAtatatctgcaatctcttttaaATCTTTGGAGAGGTCCAACTCAACACAAATCAATGCCAAAGAAGAGGCTATTTGATTTAGAGAATTCTAGCATGGCTACGGTAACCCAAGGAGCTCAACCCAAATAGGGACCCAATGAGTCTTTTCATTGACGATGACAAAGTTTTGGGTCTAGGTTTTGAAAATTAACAAAGAGGAATGAACAATTAAGGATTGTGACTAAGAATGGTCTTAGCATAATGGACTTCAACAAAATGAAAGAAAAACCTTTAATAAGGTTTTGGACAAGATCAAGACAAATCCCATGCAAGGCACATACCTTTTTGTCCCAATCCTTGGACATGCTTTCAAGGGGGCATTTCCACAAAACACCTTGTCAAAGTAAAAATTTCTAGTCATTTGCATGTACTATCAAATGCAATAATGTAAAGAACAACTTTTGAGGGTGTTTCAATGGACTTACCTCCAAAAACACATTGGGAACAAACTTTTAAGGTTGCTTGAGTAGGGGTGCCATTGATAACCATTATCAATCTTTCAACTCTAGCAGTAGCAACTATAGAGTTGTAAAGATGAAGCCATTCAAAAAGAACAAGATCAACTACTATCGTAACATCTTAAAAAGATCTACAATAAATGTAGAAAAAGCTAAAGATTCTATAACTAGAAAGCAATATGATAAAAACCTAACAAAACCAAAAATCTAATAAGACAACTCCAACCCAATCTCTCTCCCCATCACCTATACAAGATTTGACTCCATTCTAAAGAAACTTCAAAAACACAGTGTGTCAAGATAGACAAGGATACTATGATAGAATAACTTAATAAAcaaaaaatgaattttaattagTGAAGTGAAATATTCCAGAAGATCATTTCTCCATTAATAACTTCACATTATTCTCAAATGACCCCTCCACTTGAAAATTGTCTAAAGTTATACAGATTTTTTAAGATAATTATTGAACGGAACACTGTGCATGCACTCCAAATTCTCTGGAATGGATCTGCCCCTTCCACATTTAAAAatttgagccaacagatagaaagCCCCTCGAAAATGTTTGAAGCCAGGGAAGCTTTCCCGGGAAATCAAAAAAAGGTGAGATGGGAATCGTATCTTACTTTCATCAGACAACTGTGCTTTAACTTTCAtttctcttttcaatttcttcgcCTCCTCAATAAGAATAACTTTCTGTATTGCCCTTtcacttttcatttttttttatatgaGTGAGCACATAATCAATACCTTATTCGAGTATAAAGGTGAAGCATTGAATTCAAATCAAATTCTTTATTTTTAACGGTTCACATTATTTTTTATCTATGATTTTAAATTGAACAACAGTTGGATatgaaaaaaaaaaccctaaaatgcctccACTGTAGTATAAACTGATATTCAATCAGCTTTGTAGTCTTAAGGAGAGCAGGGTCTCCCACACAACGTGTCTGGAGGCCATTGCAAGGAAGAAAACTGCTGCTGACCAAGTTCCAACAGTGATAAGACCATGGATTCCTGCACTGAGAAGCATGAACCAATGTATCCCAAGGATTTGAGCTTCACCCACATTGATGGTGAGTCCAATTTCAGTGATCCCACATGCCCTGATCCTACAGAAACTCTCTCTTATATAGAACTGAGCCAGCTGGATTCCTCCACTGAGAAGCATGattcaatgaattccaagaatttGAGCTTCACACAGTTTGATGGTAAGCCTACTTTCAGTGATCCCACATGCCCTGATCCTACAGAAACTGCCTCTTATATAGAACAGAGCCAGCTGGATTCCTCCACTGAGAAGCATGCATCAATGAATTTCAAGTATTTAAGCTTCACCCAGATTGATGGTAAGCCTACTTTCAGTGATCTCACATGCCCTGATCCTACAGATACTGCTTCTTGTATAGAAGAGAGCCAGCTGGATTCTTCTGCCTCTTATATAGAACAGAGCCAGCTGGATTCCTCTGCCTCTTATATAGAACAGAGCCAGCTGGATTCCTCCTCTGAGAAGCATGCATCAATGAATTCCAAGGATTTAAGCTTCACCCAGATTGATGGTAAGCCTACTTTCAGTGATCCCACATGCCCTGATCCTACAGAAACTGCCTCTTTTATACAACAGAGCCAGCTGAATCATTCAGAATGCCACCAGCTGTGTTTGCCCAGAATGGGTAAAATAGTTACTTCTGTTACCCTCTTTTTTGTCAGCAACACATGCAAAGTGGACGATGTTACATTCCCCACGCCCAAGAGCAGTGATGAGACGTCGGGGGATCGAACCCCACTACCACCCATTTTTTGCCAAAAGGAGATTTCCCCCATGCCCAAGAACAGAGATGAAACGTCGGCGGATCGAATCCCACTGCCACCCATTGTTTGGCAAAAGGAGGCTTCCCTGCGCTTGGTGGGAGTTTTTGGGTCTGTTTGTGCTGCTCTATTCGCTGCTTATTGGGGATGGAGTTGTTTATACGACTGTAAACAAAGATGACAATTAGTGTTTAGGATTTGATTCCCTGCAACTTGTTTAATGTTTCTGGCGCATTCTTGAGTGATCAGACTGTTCTGTTTCAAGGGTTTGGTGGAGATAGATCACCGGATTCAGTCTCAACCAGAACTGAATTGTTGTGGGTTGTGTGTCAGTATTGTGTATTTTGTGAGAATGTATGAAGAGATCTAAATATATACTTTTGATGTAAATCCAACAATCTGATTTACTGTACTCACCTGGCAGCAGGTTTCTGTttgatgattatttttctttgttgaAAACTGTCCGTGATTCAATGAAATGAAGCTGAATACTGAATCTGGAAATCGACAATCGTTGGGTGTGTGGTTACTTTTAGGCTATATAATGATAAAATCTTAAATCTAAATTGTATTTAGAGAAATACAACAATCAAATATGAATTTAAGAGAGTACCTTTCTTTGTGGGGATTAATGATCTtgaggaagatatatatatatagagtaggTATAAGGTTTCAACACGATTTTTCATTGATTTAATAGTACATATGATAGTCATATATGTAGATTGGATTTACAATAAGAAAACATAATTGCGATAACAATTTTAAATGGTTAGTTTCACAAATAAGATAAACAATAGATTTAATAGTGCATACTTAAATACAATAAACTAAGATTGTAATGATTACTTTGTATTAATTGATACTCACacatgtacattgcattatataagatcgaaaccctttacaaaacatAACCATGACAACAATTGCAATACATAATATAATTTAGTGTGTCTCAATAATAGAAAGCTACATAACTATTGTACAACTTAAAAATACAATAGTTTATTTCCAAGAGAACATACAAATATGAAGTAATTGCATATTGCCGAATATTTACCTCCACTAAAGCTTAAACATGACCTTTATGTGAGATTGGTCCTTGTTCTAGCAAGAAATTTGGGGGGACACTTAGAACAAATAAAATGGCTCACAATCGAAATCGAGGAGAAGACGGTCGTAAAGACAATCGAGGATCTCCTCCTATGAGGGCTTGGGAGGAGGCATCCAAAGGAAGGGATATAGGTCTTCCTTCTTCCGAGATAGGGGCTAATGTGATCCCCTGGGTTTCACTCTTATGACGTGCCTTGTTTTCTAAATAAAACCTTTGGTACGAGTTAGCATGGAGTGAGAAGGTATCAACGATTGGCTCATCCTTTGACAAAGGACATTGAGAGAAATTTCCTTAAATTCCCTAAAAGTAAGGCATGCATCATTTAGTTGAAAAAATTGGATGAGGTGGTGAATCGACCTAGACACCGAGCCCTTTTTGTTAAATAATGTGGCAACCAACTTCCCATCAAAAGGATCGTTGAGTGGTGGACTGGTCACTTAGGGTGGGAGGTGAGGATTAAATCCCTTGCAAATGATTTCTTTCTTTTTAATGCAATTCTATAGAATTAAAGAACAAGATTTTTTGTGGTGCTCCTCTATTCTTTGAGGGCTTTGGTCTCAATAAGAAAGATTGGGAACCAAACTTTGTTCCCCAAATTCACCAAATCACTAGGGTTCCAATTTGGGTTAGTCTAGCAAATCTCCCATTAGAGTATTGGAATATGGATTCATTCAAAAAGAGAGGGGATGAACTGGGCTCTTTCATTGGTATGGATGAAGTTTCCTTTCATAGTGATAACATATCGAGGGTAAGGATTCGTGTGGAGATCAATCAATCTATTGGGTGTTGGGAGGAATTGGAATTCACAACGGTCAATGAAAAATAAAAGCAATAGATTTATGTATCACTCTATACATGAAGCTAGGGTTTTTTGGTTTGTAGAAGAACTCTCCTCTTCAAGGTTGGAACCCTAGCCTCAAACGATTAGAGAAAGGGAGCTCTTTCGCGTAGATCCATTGGATTCAAGAGAAACTAGCCCTCCCCAGGATCCAAGAGCAGAGGGGGGTCCTAGAGAATAAAAAATATTTGAGATCCATTCTAGTCTTTCCATCACAAGGGTAGGGGGTGATCTCTCCCTTTGTTAAGAAGACCAACTTGGCTCCTCTATTAGCTATAGTTGAAGAAGTTTTTGTAACCCCTCCAATTTTGAAGTCATCTCGCAACCAATCCACATCTCAAACACATTCATGGCTTCTCCTCCTATCTTACAACATGTTGCTTCTTCTATTCCCCTTAGACATCAGTGCTCTAGTAGTGGAGGTGGCTACAATCTATTTGGTATTTCTAATATTATTTGTGATGGGTTTAGTGAGGAGCCTGCAAACATAGATCAAGTTGCCCATCCAACTAAAGGGTTTTCAAAGGAATTGTTAGAAGAAGGGGAGTTACTGAAGGAAGAATAACTATTGTTGTTTGGTGAAGCAACAAATCTAGAGTCGGAGAAGAGTTGATGGAGAATATTGGGAAGTTGGGTTTTAGTCAAAAGTCTATAAAGAAGACTACTCCAGACTATGGTAAAGacaaatccaaaggaagaaaatctaaccagaagaagagaacTATGTATAGGGATGTTGAAGGTAAGGTTAAGATCACTATGGTGTTTAAATTAGGGAAGGGAGCCCCCCTTCCCACCAAGCTATGAGGCTAATCATGTGGAATGTTAGggacttaaatgcccctaacaagtagTTCTTGGTCAAGTGCTTGATGGATATCTCAAAAGCATATATTTTCTTGATTAAAGAGTCCAAATTGACCAATGTAGATTTAGAACAATTTAGGAGAAAGATGAGAACCTAGCAAGTGATGGCAATTCAAGCTACTAGAGCCTCGGGGGTTTAGCGACCTTTTGGAAGCCATAGTCTATAATTGATTGGACAAGCTGGCTAGGGGTAGTAATTGGATTGGTTGCAAGGTTAGAAGTGCATCCCAAAACCTACAATTCATTCTAGTGAATGTTTATGGGCTCAATTTGTGTATCAGAAAGAGGGAGCTTTGGGCTGAAAtggtgtcatgtcccctctttagtatgacatgacactttacgtggatttgcctattccagactctcgtaggcagatggttgtgatgagagagtcattttggcgtttatttggtgattggatggctcattatgctcttgaagacattatatttattattactttttatttggggccaaaatgttattgaggtgcactttttattttatgaagtaactttttatctaaaaagtgcaatgaggcttctagaagattctattatggatacttctagaaagtcatggttacttctagaaagactaagaggcttctagaagattctattatggatacttctagaaagttatggatacttctagaaagactaagaggcttctagaagattctattatgtgtataaatagaccccatgggtctctcatttggcaccgaagtctattttctctagtgcatctacttgagcatttgtggagcttgaaggtctgcaaatataattgatctttgggaacgataactcccttagattagcataactgaggaagtgaaatatcttctgaagggttgcattattggagatggtactcagccatttcatgttggatttcaattgaaggTTGATTTGAGGGCTTGTATTTGGTGAATAAGGGTTTTTGAATTCATCCCAGCTCAAAATTTGGTACTGCAACCGCACAGTACGACCCAGGTATGGCCTGCAGCAGGGACAGTACGGTAGTGACAGCAGGGCATTCTTGGGATAGTCTAGTCCTCCTTAATCAGCATTTCATAATCGGAGTTCAAGGAGCGATTTCCAGGTTCCATTGCATGGTttttgttgtcaatttttatgaTAGAAGTGCACAGTTGTAACAGTCATATATGTATTCAGAGAATAGTCCATTGTAATCAGACATTGCTATCTTGTAGTTGGATTGATATAGTAGAGAAGGTGCATTGCAAGGTCATTGTTCATGTGTGATAGTTTATACATTCTCTTGTCATAAATTCAGTGCTCATGTGTAAGAGTTTGTAATAGTCatatatttttagaaaattagtctactgaacaatgcaatcagaatttggGAAATTAAAGATATATTAGCATTGAAGTCCTTGCATGAATATTTAGAGTTTCATTATTGTTTATTGTGTTACATTTCAATATTGGTATTGTTATCTCAATTGTACTTGATGCTCAAAACAACTATCATATTGAAACACTACATCACAAACAAAACAATTcagtgcatgccaagtgtttgacaaattgtctCAGTTTAGATTTGGGGTTTATTAGTGGCCTTTATAGTAAGGGTCATTACAAATGGAGCTACTCCTTTGTGCTTTCCCCAATTTGTGTTACATTATTaggggtgatttcaataccatggACTCCATGATAGTGATAAAAGAGGATTAAGAGGAGTAAAAGAGGATTAAGAGGAGAAAACCAATCTCAAGGGGATTTCAAGGTTTGGGTGGATAGGAATCATTTAATGGATGTCAATTTGACAAATGCTGTTTTCACTTGGACTAAATAGGAGATTGGGTTTTAGTCATATTGCATAAAAGTTAGACATATTtcttttctttgaggatcttggatctttttcttttggttttgaAGGCTCAATCCTTCTATTTTTTGGGTTGGATCATTATGTGATTCAACTAGACTTTCTTCGGGACAAGAGGTCAGTTGGATGTgccttaaaattaaaaaatatgtggatgaaagacCCAATTTTTTTTAACTTGGTTGAAGGTTGGtggaatgaagaaaaccttgttggtTTTAAGATGTTTTATTTTATCACCAAATTGAATCTCTTTAAGCATAAGATTAAGGATTGGAATCTTgttcatttcaagaatatttttgaaatTAAGAGGTCGGTTAAAGAAGAACTACAAGTGTTGAGTGTAGAGGTTGTAAAAAATGAGATGGACCATGAAAATATCAAAATTTAATGGGTTGTTTCATGGAATTCATGGCACATAGAATATTTTTCCTAAACCTATAGGGTGATGTAAGTTCAATCCACAATGACCTCTCTTAGATTTTGAACACTTGAATCCATTTGGCTATGGAAAACGTTTTTCTAGTATTGTAAAATTTGTCAGACACATTTAATGTAAAGTTGCAAGGTATCACAATTTTTGTTTTGTGCATCATGGAGTCAAAAGCTCAATATTAACATGTTTGGGTAGGTAGGCTTAGACTAGGAATGGTCTTGGTTTGCACCCTATCTCTCTTGAATGTTCTGGGCCACATTGTATTGGTGCTTTCTCTTAAGAGACCTAActacaaaaaatatcaaactttgataGGTTATTTCTTAGAATTTTGGGTGCACACGAGTGTTCCACCTAAACCTATAAGGTTATACAAGGTTTTTCTACAATAACCTCTCTAAGATTTTGAAAACTCAAATCCATTTGGCCATAGTGAATTTTTTTTTGGTGTTGCAAAAACCATCAAATGGATATAATGTGAAATTGCAAAGTAACACATTTTTTGTTTTGTGTGTTGTAGGGCCAAACCGTTAGTGCCAACATGTTCGAGTGGGAAATTTTATGATAGGCATGGTCTTATTTAACACCCCACCTCTCCCAAATGTTCTAGGGTACATTATGCCAATACTTTCTCTTAagagccctaagtgcaaaaaaatgCCAAACTTTGATGGGTTGTTTCTCAGAATTTGTGCTATATACAAATTTTATTCTTGAACCTATAGGTTCATGTAAGGTCCTTCTATAATGACAATTCTCAAATTTTGAAGACTCAAATCAATTTAGCCATAGCAATTTTTTTTGGGTTTTGtaaaaaccatcaaatgcataCAATGTGAAGTTGCAAGGTAGCATAATTTTTATTATGTGCATCATGGGGGCCAAATCATCAATCCCAACACATTTGTGTAGGCAATGTAATGCTAGGCATGGTCTTGTTTCACACCCTTGCTCTCTTGAACATTCCAACTTGAACAATTTCTCTTAAGAGCCTTAAGTGTAAAAATAAGAAACTTTGATGGGATGTTTCTCAAAATTCATGGCATATACAAACATTTTGTCTAAACCTATATAATCATGTAAGGCTCCTCTATAATAACCTCTCTTATATTTTGAAGACACTCATTTGATCGTAGTAAAAAATTTTCTGGTGTTGCAAAAACCGTCAAATGCATATAATGTGAAGTTGCAAGGTAATTATGTGCATCATGGGGCCAAACCATCAATTCCAAAATGTCCGTGTGGGTATTTTAGACTAGGAATGGTCTTATTTTTCACCCTATCTCTCTTGAATGTTTCAGAATACACCGTGCCTATGCTTTCTCTTGAgatccctaagtgcaaaaaattatcaaactttgacaggttgTCTCTTAGAATCAGTGGTACATACAAATGTTCTAGGTATGAACCTATAGAGTCACATAAGGTCCCTCTACAATAAAATCTCTTAATGTTTGAATGCTCAAATCCATTTGGTTGACCCAA encodes:
- the LOC131876338 gene encoding uncharacterized protein LOC131876338 → MDSCTEKHEPMYPKDLSFTHIDGESNFSDPTCPDPTETLSYIELSQLDSSTEKHDSMNSKNLSFTQFDGKPTFSDPTCPDPTETASYIEQSQLDSSTEKHASMNFKYLSFTQIDGKPTFSDLTCPDPTDTASCIEESQLDSSASYIEQSQLDSSSEKHASMNSKDLSFTQIDGKPTFSDPTCPDPTETASFIQQSQLNHSECHQLCLPRMGKIVTSVTLFFVSNTCKVDDVTFPTPKSSDETSGDRTPLPPIFCQKEISPMPKNRDETSADRIPLPPIVWQKEASLRLVGVFGSVCAALFAAYWGWSCLYDCKQR